The following are encoded in a window of Perca flavescens isolate YP-PL-M2 chromosome 24, PFLA_1.0, whole genome shotgun sequence genomic DNA:
- the dock9b gene encoding dedicator of cytokinesis protein 9 isoform X2: MQGRAGKAPKREMVIESPQQYKSLAEIEAEVETGGSQVAAIKPKIIEPLDYENVLLQRKTQIISDVLRDMLQFPTDDFQISCLRRQGRTLFSTVPETAEKEAQSLFVQECIKTYKSDWHVVNYKYEEYSGDFRQLPNKALRPEKLAAHLFEVDEDKEKDEDTASLGSQKGGVSKHGWLYKGNMNSAISVTMRSFKRRYFHLAQLGDGSYNLNFYKDENTSKEPKGTIFLDSCMGVVQNSKVRRFAFELKMQDKSTFLLAAESEAEMEEWIGTLNKILHSSFEQAMQEKRNGDLHDDEEHGKTDLSSGSFQDSFQTARDIESKMRSEARLKLFTLDPDTQKLDFSGIEPDVRQFEEKFGKRVLVSCHDLSFNLQGCVAENEEGPTTNVEPFYVVLSLFDVQNGRKISADFHVDLNHPLVRKMTSGSSSRQDLHINGSCDGPLAGLRQGSGLPVGALQYPRQGVFSVTCPHPEIFLVARIEKVLQGGITHCTEPYMKSSDSAKMAQKVLKNAKTACSRLGQYRMPFAWAARPVFKDASGSLDKSSRFSALYRQDSSKLSDEDMFKLLTDFRKPEKMAKLPVLLGNLDATIDSVAPDVTNCVTSSYIPVRNFEGNGPEGALLEVEEFVPCIAKCSQPFTIYKNHLYVYPKHLKYDGQKCFAKARNIAVCIEFKDSDEDEAQPVKCIYGHPGGPLFTKQAYAAVLHHQQNPEFYDEIKIELPTQLHEKHHLLFTFYHVSCDSNSKKKDLVESPVGSAWLPLLRDGRVIMNEQLLPVAANLPAGYLGSQDGVNKNSGSEIKWVDGGKSLFKVSTHLVSTVYTQDQHLQNFFHHCQIMELSEQASEGELVKYLKSLHAMEGHVMVNFLPTILNQLFCVLTRATHEDVAVNVTRVMVHVVAQCHEEGLEHYLRSYIKFVFKPEPYSSTNVKTVHEELAKAMTAILKPSTDFLTSNKLLKYSWYFFEALVKSMAHYLIESGKVKLSRNQRFSASFYHAVETLVNMLMPHITQKYKDNLDAARNANHSLAVFIKRCFTFMDRGFIFKQINNYMNCFMPGDPKTLYEFKFEFLRVVCNHEHYVPLNLPMPFGKGRIQRFQDLQLDYSLTDDFCRNHFLVGLLLREVGAALQEFREIRQIAIQVLKGLMIKHTFDDRYAAKSQQARLATLYLPLFGLFQENVHRLDIKESAPLSNHNNAREDSLVPNSMVTPQKSGNCIENALHKDVFGVISGTASPHSSTPNMSSVHHADSRGSLVSTDSGNSLLDKSSDKTNSLEKNQCVSALGSSVLRCDKLDRDEIKNLLMGFLHILKSMSEEALFAYWNKAAPSELMDFFTLIEVCLHQFRYMGKRFIVRSQEGAGPVAPERKSLTLPVSRNRAGILHARLQQLGTLENAHTFNNMYSHTEADVSSQCLLEANVSTEVCLTVLDTLSIFIMGFKTQLNSDLGHNPLMKKVFQVHLCFLQIPQSEAALKQVFTSIRTFIYKFPCTFFDGRADMCASLCYEILKCCNSKLSSIRSDAAHLLYFLMKSNFDYTGRKSFVRTHLQVVIAVSQLIADVIGIGGTRFQQSLSIINNCANGDKSIKHTAFPSDVKDLTKRIRTVLMATEQMKEHENDPEMLVDLQYSLAKSYTSTPELRKTWVDSMARIHNKNGNLSEAAMCYVHVAALVAEYLWRKGMFRQGCSAFRVITPNIDEEAAMMEDVGMQDVHFNEEVLMELLEECADGLWKAERYELIADVYRLIIPIYEQRRDFEKLTHLYDTLHRAYTKVMEVMHSGKRLLGTYFRVAFFGQGFFEDEDGKEYIYKEPKFTPLSEISQRLLKLYSDKFGQENVKIIQDSGKVNPKDLDSKYAYIQVTHVTPYLDDKELEDRKTDFEKSHNIRRFVFETPFTESGKKQGGVEEQCKRRTVLTTTHCFPYVKKRIAVMYQHQTDLSPIEVAIDEMSAKVAELRLLCSASEVDMIRLQLKLQGSISVQVNAGPLAYARAFLDDSSAKRYPDNKVKQLKEMFRQFVDACGQALGVNERLIKEDQQEYHDEMKANYRDLTRELSNIMHEQINPVENGTRSTLSDSVGIFNAISGTPTSAHPHGSTTIL, from the exons GACACAGCCTCCCTCGGATCTCAGAAGGGAGGAGTGTCTAAACATGGCTGGCTGTACAAAGGCAACATGAACAGTGCAATCAGTGTTACTATGCGG TCCTTCAAGAGGAGGTACTTCCATCTGGCCCAGCTGGGAGATGGATCCTACAACCTCAACTTCTACAAGGATGAGAACACCTCCAAGGAACCCAAAGGAACCATCTTCCTTGACTCATGCATGGGGGTTGTTCAG AACAGCAAAGTGCGTCGGTTTGCCTTTGAGCTGAAGATGCAGGATAAGAGTACGTTCCTGCTGGCTGCAGAAAGCGAAGCAGAGATGGAGGAGTGGATCGGCACCCTCAACAAGATTCTCCACAGCAGCTTTGAACAGGCCATGCAGGAGAAGAGGAACGGAGACCTGCATGacg ATGAGGAGCATGGAAAAACAGACCTCTCCTCTGGAAGTTTTCAAGACAGCTTTCAG ACTGCCAGAGATATTGAGTCTAAAATGAGGAGTGAAGCTCGCCTGAAACTGTTCACTCTGGACCCTGACACACAG AAACTGGACTTCTCTGGCATTGAGCCAGATGTGCGGCAGTTTGAAGAGAAGTTTGGGAAGAGAGTCCTAGTCAGCTGTCATGACCTGTCTTTCAACCTGCAGGGCTGTGTTGCAGAGAATGAAGAGGGGCCAACAACTAAT GTGGAGCCTTTCTATGTGGTCTTGTCCCTCTTCGACGTCCAGAACGGTAGAAAGATCTCGGCCGACTTCCACGTGGATCTCAACCACCCTTTGGTCCGAAAAATGACGTCAGGCTCTAGTAGCAGACAAGACTTGCACATCAATGGCAGTTGTGACGGTCCCCTGGCTGGTCTCAGGCAGGGCAGTGGGCTCCCAGTGGGTGCTCTCCAGTACCCCAGACAGGGGGTGTTCTCAGTCACGTGCCCCCATCCAGAGATCTTCCTGGTGGCCAGGATTGAGAAGGTCCTGCAGGGGGGGATCACCCACTGCACTGAACCCTACATGAAGAGTTCAGACTCCGCCAAG ATGGCACAAAAGGTGCTGAAGAATGCTAAGACAGCCTGCAGCAGACTGGGACAGTACAGGATGCCTTTTGCCTGGGCTGCAAG GCCTGTGTTCAAAGATGCATCAGGAAGTTTGGACAAAAGCTCTCGCTTCTCTGCTCTTTACAGACAGGACAGCAGCAAGCTGTCAGACGAGGACATGTTCAAACTGCTGACTGACTTCAGAAA ACCAGAGAAAATGGCCAAACTCCCTGTGCTCTTAGGCAACTTGGATGCAACGATTGACAGCGTGGCCCCGGATGTAACCA ATTGTGTCACTTCCTCCTACATCCCTGTGAGGAACTTTGAAGGCAATGGGCCTGAAGGCGCTCTTCTGGAGGTGGAGGAGTTTGTACCTTGCATCGCTAAGTGCTCCCAACCATTCACCATCTATAAAAACCACCTTTATGTGTACCCAAAACACCTCAAATATGACGGACAGAAATGCTTTGCTAAG GCGAGGAATATTGCAGTTTGCATTGAATTCAAGGATTCTGATGAGGATGAAGCCCAGCCGGTGAAG TGCATCTATGGTCATCCGGGAGGTCCTCTCTTCACTAAGCAGGCATATGCAGCTGTCCTGCACCATCAGCAGAACCCAGAGTTCTATGATGAG ATAAAGATAGAGCTGCCTACTCAGCTGCATGAGAAGCATCACCTTCTCTTCACATTCTATCATGTTAGCTGTGACAGCAACAGCAAGAAGAAAGACCTGGTGGAGTCTCCAG TGGGTTCAGCATGGCTGCCTCTGCTAAGGGATGGCAGAGTCATCATGAATGAACAGCTGCTGCCTGTGGCCGCCAATCTGCCCGCGGGGTACCTCGGCTCCCAGGATGGTGTCAACAAG AACTCTGGCTCGGAGATTAAATGGGTGGACGGAGGAAAATCCCTGTTCAAAGTCTCGACTCATCTTGTTTCCACAGTTTACACTCAG GATCAGCACTTGCaaaacttcttccaccactgtcaaATCATGGAGCTGTCAGAACAAGCTTCAGAGGGAGAGCTGGTGAAATACCTGAAG AGTCTCCATGCGATGGAGGGTCATGTGATGGTCAACTTTCTGCCCACCATCCTTAACCAGCTGTTCTGTGTCCTAACCAGAGCCACACATGAGGATGTGGCTGTCAACGTGACCAG gGTGATGGTTCATGTTGTGGCACAGTGCCATGAAGAAGGGCTTGAACATTACTTGAGATCGTATATCAAG TTTGTGTTTAAGCCAGAGCCTTATTCCTCCACCAATGTAAAAACGGTTCATGAGGAGCTGGCTAAAGCTATGACAGCCATTCTCAAGCCATCCACTGACTTCCTGACTAGCAACAAGCTCCTGAAG TACTCGTGGTACTTCTTTGAAGCTCTGGTGAAATCAATGGCTCATTATCTCATAGAGAGTGGGAAGGTCAAG CTCTCCAGGAACCAGCGTTTTTCAGCTTCTTTCTACCATGCAGTGGAGACCCTGGTGAATATGCTGATGCCACACATCACCCAAAAATACAAGGACAACCTGGATGCGGCTCGCAATGCCAATCACAGCCTGGCAGTTTTCATAAAG CGCTGCTTCACCTTCATGGACCGAGGCTTCATATTCAAGCAGATCAACAACTACATGAACTGTTTTATGCCTGGAGACCCAAAG ACTTTGTATGAATTCAAGTTTGAGTTCCTGCGGGTTGTTTGCAACCATGAGCACTACGTCCCTCTTAATCTGCCCATGCCCTTTGGAAAAGGCCGAATTCAAAGGTTCCAAG ATCTTCAGCTGGACTATTCTCTGACTGATGACTTCTGTCGAAACCACTTCCTGGTGGGGCTGCTGCTGAGGGAAGTGGGCGCTGCTCTTCAGGAGTTTCGAGAGATTCGTCAGATCGCCATCCAGGTGCTCAAGGGGCTGATGATCAAACACACGTTTGACGACCGCTATGCCGCGAAA AGCCAGCAAGCCAGACTTGCCACCCTCTACCTTCCTCTGTTTGGTCTGTTCCAGGAAAACGTCCACAGACTTGACATTAAGGAGTCCGCCCCTCTCAGCAACCACAAT AATGCCAGGGAGGATTCTCTGGTACCCAACTCCATGGTGACCCCTCAGAAATCTGGGAACTGCATAGAAAATGCTCTCCACAAAGATGTATTTGGAGTCATCTCTGGAACAG CCTCGCCTCACAGCTCCACTCCCAACATGAGCTCAGTTCACCATGCAGACTCCAGAGGCTCTCTGGTCTCCACTGACTCTGGAAACAGCCTGCTAGACAAGAGCAGTGACAAGACTAACTCCCTGGAGAAG AACCAGTGTGTCTCGGCTCTGGGCAGCAGTGTGCTGCGCTGTGACAAACTGGACCGGGACGAGATCAAAAACCTGTTAATGGGCTTTCTGCATATCCTCAAGAGCATGTCGGAGG AGGCCCTTTTTGCATACTGGAACAAAGCCGCTCCCTCAGAACTAATGGACTTCTTTACCTTAATAGA AGTCTGCCTTCATCAGTTTAGATACATGGGGAAGAGATTCATCGTCAG GAGCCAGGAGGGGGCAGGGCCTGTAGCTCCAGAAAGGAAGTCTCTGACTCTGCCTGTTTCTCGTAACAGGGCGGGGATCTTGCATGCCCGCCTTCAGCAGCTGGGAACTCTGGAGAACGCTCACACCTTCAACAACA tgtactCCCATACGGAAGCAGACGTAAGCAGCCAGTGCCTCCTAGAGGCCAATGTGTCTACAGAGGTATGCCTGACTGTGCTGGACACACTCAGCATCTTCATCATGGGATTCAAG ACTCAGCTGAATTCAGATCTTGGTCACAACCCCCTGATGAAGAAAGTTTTCCAGGTCCATCTGTGCTTCCTGCAGATCCCTCAGTCTGAAGCCGCCCTCAAACAGGTCTTCACCTCAATCAGGACCTTCATCTACAAG TTCCCCTGTACCTTCTTTGACGGCCGGGCCGACATGTGTGCCTCTCTATGCTATGAAATCCTCAAGTGCTGTAACTCCAAGCTGAGCTCGATCCGCAGTGATGCCGCCCATCTTCTCTACTTCCTCATGAAAAGCAACTTCGACTATACTGGACGCAAGTCTTTTGTACGAACACACCTGCAG GTGGTAATTGCGGTCAGTCAGCTGATTGCTGATGTCATCGGCATCGGGGGTACCCGTTTCCAGCAATCTCTCTCCATCATTAACAACTGTGCCAACGGTGACAAAAGCATCAAG CACACGGCATTTCCGTCCGATGTGAAGGACCTGACAAAGCGCATCAGGACAGTGCTGATGGCCACAGAACAGATGAAGGAGCATGAGAATGACCCGGAGATGCTGGTGGACCTCCAGTACAGCTTGGCCAAGTCCTACACCAGCACGCCCGAGCTCCGCAAGACCTGGGTGGACAGCATGGCTCGCATCCACAACAAGAACGGAAATCTTTCagag GCCGCCATGTGTTACGTGCATGTTGCTGCCCTGGTAGCAGAGTACCTATGGAGGAAAG GTATGTTCAGGCAGGGCTGCTCGGCTTTTCGTGTCATCACTCCAAACATCGACGAGGAGGCAGCCATGATGGAGGACGTGGGGATGCAGGATGTTCACTTCAATGAG GAGGTGCTGATGGAGCTGTTGGAGGAGTGTGCCGATGGCCTCTGGAAGGCGGAGCGTTATGAGCTCATCGCTGATGTCTACAGGCTAATCATTCCTATCTACGAACAGCGCAGAGACTTTGAG AAACTGACTCACCTGTATGATACCCTTCACCGTGCCTATACTAAAGTGATGGAGGtgatgcattctgggaaaaGACTGCTGGGCACATACTTCAGAGTGGCCTTCTTTGGACAG GGCTTCTTTGAGGATGAAGACGGAAAGGAATACATCTACAAGGAGCCAAAGTTCACTCCTCTGTCTGAGATTTCCCAGAGGCTCCTGAAGCTCTACTCCGACAAGTTTGGTCAGGAGAATGTCAAAATTATTCAGGACTCTGGGAAG GTGAACCCGAAGGACCTAGACTCAAAGTACGCCTACATCCAGGTGACCCACGTCACACCGTACCTAGACGACAAGGAGCTGGAGGACAGGAAGACCGATTTCGAGAAGAGTCACAACATCCGACGCTTTGTGTTCGAGACTCCATTCACCGAGTCGGGCAAGAAGCAGGGAGGGGTGGAGGAGCAGTGTAAACGCCGAACCGTTCTCACCA CCACCCACTGTTTCCCCTACGTGAAGAAGCGTATAGCAGTCATGTACCAACACCAGACCGACCTGAGTCCCATTGAGGTGGCCATAGACGAGATGAGTGCCAAGGTGGCCGAGCTGCGACTGCTGTGCTCGGCCTCCGAGGTGGACATGATCCGCCTGCAGCTCAAACTGCAAGGCAGCATCAGTGTTCAG GTCAATGCTGGTCCTCTTGCCTACGCCAGAGCCTTCCTCGACGACAGCAGTGCCAAGAGATATCCTGACAACAAGGTCAAACAACTGAAAGAGATGTTCAG GCAGTTTGTGGATGCCTGCGGCCAGGCGCTGGGAGTGAACGAGAGGCTGATCAAAGAGGACCAGCAGGAGTATCATGATGAGATGAAGGCCAACTACAGGGACCTGACCAGAGAGCTGTCAAACATCATGCATGAACAG ATAAACCCAGTGGAAAACGGTACAAGGAGCACTCTGTCCGACTCGGTGGGCATCTTCAACGCCATCAGTGGCACACCAACCAGTGCCCACCCACATGGCTCAACCACCATCCTCTGA